In Styela clava chromosome 14, kaStyClav1.hap1.2, whole genome shotgun sequence, the following are encoded in one genomic region:
- the LOC120341344 gene encoding b(0,+)-type amino acid transporter 1-like, producing the protein MEIRAEAVNNAAYSGTKNKQPKEVFELKKKIGLWRGVSILAGIMVGSGIFLSPVGVLAGTNGSVGISLVLWVVCGLFSGLAALCYAELGTTVVESGGDFAYFNAAYGGPVAFAFSSAYLFVMYPTGNAAKAVALGTYIATPFYNGDCAPPTTAIKFAGAAAVLVVTFVNYFSVRNAARVQVVFTIAKFVGLAAIIIGGITRLADGDPVANSNFVNAFDPKALAGLTATQIGLAFYQGLFSYDGWANLNRVTEEVKDVGKTLPRCIMIAITGVTAFYVLVNIAYFSVLTPENILSSKAVAVTFGYRVFGSFGWIMPLAVCLSIFGSLNGSCLAGGRIAFAAARREHLPQIFSMIHVEHITPGPSLLIHNLLVLIMLIPGDFDTLLNSMSFATWIFYGLGAVGVLVLRKTRPDLPRPYKVPVVIPVIVAIFTVYLTIAPLIENPDISYLYGGIFILCSPIFYFLFVYKKLRLPGMDHFTIFLQKFLDVSPTDWEDKLAINASDKSE; encoded by the exons ATGGAAATTCGAGCGGAAGCCGTGAATAATGCAGCTTATTCTGGTACGAAAAACAAACAACCCAAAGAAGTATTCGAATTAAAGAAAAAGATTGGATTATGGCGCGGGGTTTCTATTCTTGCTGGAATTATGGTCGGTTCTGGCATATTTTTGTCTCCCGTTGGTGTGCTGGCCGGTACCAATGGTAGTGTTGGAATAAGTTTAGTACTCTGGGTTGTCTGTGGCTTATTCTCAGGTCTGGCGGCATTGTGTTATGCTGAACTCGGAACAACTGTAGTAGAATCTGGAGGTGACTTTGCATATTTTAATGCAGCTTATGGAGGACCCGTTGCTTTCGCCTTTTCTTCGGCGTATCTTTTTGTTATGTACCCGACGGGGAATGCAGCTAAAGCCGTTGCGTTGGGAACATATATTGCTACACCTTTTTACAATGGAGATTGTGCTCCACCGACCACAGCTATCAAGTTTGCGGGAGCTGCAGCAGTTCTTGTGGTGACGTTCGTGAATTACTTCAGTGTTCGAAATGCTGCTAGAGTTCAGGTTGTATTCACCATTGCTAAATTTGTCGGGTTGGCGGCTATCATAATTGGTGGAATTACACGCCTGGCGGATGGAGACCCAGTTGCAAATTCTAATTTTGTGAATGCGTTTGACCCCAAAGCATTAGCCGGTCTCACTGCAACGCAGATTGGATTAGCATTCTACCAG GGACTTTTTTCGTATGATGGATGGGCAAATTTGAATAGAGTGACAGAAGAAGTTAAAGACGTGGGAAAAACTCTGCCAAGATGTATTATGATAGCCATCACTGGAGTGACTGCATTTTATGTTCTCGTTAACATAGCTTATTTTTCGG TTCTCACTCCTGAAAACATTCTGTCTTCAAAAGCAGTGGCTGTTACATTCGGGTATCGAGTTTTTGGATCTTTTGGTTGGATAATGCCATTGGCTGTGTGCCTTTCTATATTTGGATCACTGAACGGATCTTGTTTAGCTGGTGGAAGAATTGCATTTGCTGCAGCTAGGAGAGAGCACTTGCCTCAA atattttctaTGATTCACGTCGAGCATATTACTCCGGGACCATCTCTCCTTATTCATAACTTACTCGTTTTAATAATGCTTATACCTGGTGATTTTGACACTCTTCTCAACTCCATGAGTTTTGCAACTTGGATATTTTATGGTTTGGGAGCAGTCGGAGTTCTTGTTCTACGAAAAACAAGACCTGACTTGCCGAGGCCTTACAAG GTTCCTGTTGTTATACCTGTCATTGTCGCTATATTTACAGTTTATCTGACAATTGCTCCATTAATCGAAAACCCGGATATTTCTTACTTGTATGGTGGAATATTCATACTTTGTTCGCCGATTTTCTATTTCCTGTTTGTCTACAAAAAGCTTCGTCTGCCAGGAATGGATCACTTcacaatatttttgcaaaaatttcttGATGTTTCACCAACGGATTGGGAAGACAAGTTGGCAATAAATGCTTCTGATAAGAGTGAATAA
- the LOC144432049 gene encoding b(0,+)-type amino acid transporter 1-like, whose product MVNSLLNLSNPAVQLCPKSIVQTNDLFFFLADGNPVANSNFVNAFEPKALAGLTATQIGLAFYQGTFSYDGWANLNRVTEEVNDVGKILPRCIMIAITRVTAFYVLVNIAYFSVLTPENILSSKAVAVTFGYRVFGSFGWIMPLAVCLSIFGSLNGSCLTGGRITFAAARRGHLPQIFSMIHVEHITPGPSPLIHNLLVLIMLIPGDFDTLLNSMSFATWIFYGLGAVGVLVLRKTRPDLPRPYKVPVVIPVIVAIFTVYLTIAPLIENPDISYLYGGIFILCSPIFYFLFVYKKLRLPGMNHFTIFLLKFLDVSPTDWEDKLAINASDKSE is encoded by the exons ATGGTAAACTCTTTATTGAATCT TTCAAATCCTGCTGTCCAATTATGTCCTAAAAGTATTGTTCAAACAAacgatcttttttttttcctgGCGGATGGAAACCCAGTTGCAAATTCTAATTTTGTGAATGCGTTTGAACCCAAAGCATTAGCCGGTCTCACTGCCACGCAGATTGGATTAGCATTCTATCAGG GGACTTTTTCGTATGATGGATGGGCAAATTTGAATAGAGTGACAGAAGAAGTTAACGACGTGGGAAAAATTCTGCCAAGATGTATCATGATAGCCATCACTAGAGTGACTGCCTTTTATGTTCTTGTTAACATAGCTTATTTTTCAG TTCTCACTCCTGAAAACATTCTGTCTTCAAAAGCAGTGGCTGTTACATTTGGGTATCGGGTTTTTGGATCTTTTGGTTGGATAATGCCATTGGCTGTGTGCCTTTCTATATTTGGATCACTGAACGGATCTTGTTTAACTGGTGGAAGAATTACATTTGCTGCAGCTAGGAGAGGGCACTTGCCTCAA atattttctaTGATTCACGTCGAGCATATTACTCCGGGACCATCTCCCCTTATTCATAACTTACTCGTTTTAATAATGCTTATACCTGGTGATTTTGACACTCTTCTCAACTCTATGAGTTTTGCAACTTGGATATTTTATGGTTTGGGTGCCGTCGGAGTTCTTGTTCTACGAAAAACAAGACCTGACTTGCCGAGGCCTTACAAG GTTCCTGTTGTTATACCTGTCATTGTCGCTATATTTACAGTTTATCTGACAATTGCTCCATTAATTGAAAACCCGGATATTTCTTACTTGTATGGTGGAATATTCATACTTTGTTCGCCGATTTTCTATTTCCTGTTTGTCTACAAAAAGCTTCGCCTGCCAGGAATGAATCACttcacaatatttttgctaaaaTTTCTTGATGTTTCACCAACGGATTGGGAAGACAAGTTGGCAATAAATGCTTCTGATAAGAGTGAATAA
- the LOC120341343 gene encoding b(0,+)-type amino acid transporter 1-like, whose protein sequence is MEIRAEAVNNAAHSGTKNSQPKEVFELQKKIGLWRGVSIIAGIMVGSGIFLSPVGVLAGTNGSVGMSLVLWVVCGLFSGLAALCYAELGTTVVESGGDFAYFNAAYGGPVAFAYSSAYLFVIYSTGSAAKAVALGTYIATPFYNGECAPPTTAVKFAGAAAILVVTFVNYFSVRNAARVQVVFTIAKFVGLAAIIIGGITRLADGNPVANSNFVNAFDPKALAGLTATQIGLAFYQGLFSYDGWANLNRVTEEVNDVGKTLPRCIMIAITGVTAFYVLVNIAYFSVLTPENILSSKAVAVTFGYRVFGSFGWIMPLAVCLSIFGSLNGSCLTGGRITFAAARRGHLPQIFSMIHVEHITPGPSLLIHNLLVLIMLIPGDFDTLLNSMSFATWIFYGLGAVGVLVLRKTRPDLPRPYKVPVVIPVIVAIFTVYLTIAPLIENPDISYLYGGIFILCSPIFYFLFVYKKLRLPGMDHFTIFLQKFLDVSPTDWEDKLAINASDKSE, encoded by the exons ATGGAAATTCGAGCAGAAGCCGTGAATAATGCAGCTCATTCTGGTACGAAAAACAGTCAACCCAAAGAAGTATTTGAATTACAGAAAAAGATTGGATTATGGCGCGGGGTTTCTATTATTGCTGGGATTATGGTCGGTTCTGGCATATTTTTGTCTCCCGTTGGTGTGCTGGCCGGTACCAATGGTAGTGTTGGAATGAGTTTAGTACTATGGGTTGTCTGTGGCTTATTCTCAGGTCTGGCGGCATTGTGTTATGCTGAACTCGGAACAACTGTTGTAGAATCTGGAGGTGACTTTGCATATTTTAATGCAGCTTATGGAGGACCCGTTGCTTTCGCCTATTCTTCGGCTTATCTTTTTGTTATTTACTCGACGGGGAGTGCAGCTAAGGCCGTTGCGTTGGGAACATATATTGCTACACCTTTTTACAATGGAGAATGTGCTCCACCGACCACAGCTGTCAAGTTTGCGGGAGCCGCAGCCATTCTTGTGGTGACGTTCGTGAATTACTTCAGTGTTCGAAATGCTGCTAGAGTTCAGGTTGTATTCACCATTGCTAAATTTGTCGGGTTGGCGGCTATCATAATTGGTGGAATTACACGCCTGGCGGATGGAAACCCAGTTGCAAATTCTAATTTTGTGAATGCGTTTGATCCCAAAGCATTAGCCGGTCTCACTGCAACGCAGATTGGATTAGCATTCTATCAG GGACTTTTTTCGTATGATGGATGGGCAAATTTGAATAGAGTGACAGAAGAAGTTAACGACGTGGGAAAAACTCTGCCAAGATGTATCATGATAGCCATCACTGGAGTGACTGCCTTTTATGTTCTTGTTAACATAGCTTATTTTTCAG TTCTCACTCCTGAAAACATTCTGTCTTCAAAAGCAGTGGCTGTTACATTTGGGTATCGGGTTTTTGGATCTTTTGGCTGGATAATGCCATTGGCTGTGTGCCTTTCTATATTTGGATCACTCAACGGATCTTGTTTAACTGGTGGAAGAATTACATTTGCTGCAGCTAGGAGAGGGCACTTGCCTCAA atattttctaTGATTCACGTCGAGCATATTACTCCGGGACCATCTCTCCTTATTCATAACTTACTCGTTTTAATAATGCTTATACCTGGTGATTTTGACACTCTTCTTAACTCCATGAGTTTCGCAACTTGGATATTTTATGGTTTGGGTGCCGTCGGAGTTCTTGTTCTACGAAAAACAAGACCTGACTTGCCGAGGCCTTACAAG GTTCCCGTTGTTATACCTGTCATTGTCGCTATATTTACAGTTTATCTGACAATTGCACCATTAATCGAAAACCCGGATATTTCTTACTTGTATGGTGGAATATTCATACTTTGTTCGCCGATTTTCTATTTCCTGTTTGTCTACAAAAAGCTTCGTCTGCCAGGAATGGATCACTTCACAATATTTTTGCAGAAATTTCTTGATGTTTCACCAACGGATTGGGAAGACAAGTTGGCAATAAATGCTTCTGATAAGAGTGAATAA